From one Parambassis ranga chromosome 5, fParRan2.1, whole genome shotgun sequence genomic stretch:
- the nfs1 gene encoding cysteine desulfurase: protein MLSPGRTVSSRLLRPASWLHVRLGSDRTLASAMQKELIKKKVLEKDELRPLYMDFQATTPMDPRVLDAMLPFQVNYYGNPHSRTHAYGWESESAMETARKQVADLIGADPREIIFTSGATESNNMAIKGVARFYQAKKRHVITTQIEHKCVLDSCRILESEGFSITYLPVQKNGLIDLELFEASIRPDTSLVSVMTVNNEIGVKQPIMEIGQICRSKGIFLHTDAAQAVGKIPINVSDWKIDLMSISAHKIYGPKGVGALYVRRRPRVRMEPLQSGGGQERGLRSGTVPTPLAVGMGAACSIAQKEMEYDHHRVSMLAHRLIQKIMSEIPDVIMNGDAEQRYPGCINLSFAYVEGESLLMALKDVALSSGSACTSASLEPSYVLRAIGADEDLAHSSIRFGIGRFTTEEEVDYTAEKCIQQVRRLREMSPLWEMVQEGIDLKSIKWTQH from the exons ATGCTTTCCCCGGGAAGGACCGTGTCCTCCCGGCTGCTGAGGCCCGCCTCGTGGCTTCATGTTCGGCTGGGTTCTGACCGGACACTCGCCAGCGCCATGCAGAAAG AGCTGATCAAGAAAAAGGTACTGGAGAAAGATGAGCTTCGTCCCCTCTACATGGACTTCCAGGCCACCACTCCAATG GACCCTCGTGTGCTGGATGCCATGTTGCCGTTCCAGGTGAATTACTACGGTAACCCTCACTCCAGAACACATGCATATGGCTGGGAGAGTGAGAGTGCCATGGAGACTGCAAGAAAG CAAGTGGCAGATTTGATCGGTGCTGATCCTAGGGAGATCATTTTCACCAGCGGAGCCACTGAGTCCAACAATATGGCCATCAAG gGCGTGGCGAGGTTCTACCAGGCCAAAAAGCGTCATGTGATCACCACGCAGATTGAACATAAATGTGTACTGGACTCATGTAGGATTCTGGAGTCTGAGGGATTCAGCATTACCTACCTGCCGGTCCAGAAGAATGGACTGATTGACCTGGAG CTTTTCGAGGCCTCCATCCGTCCTGACACCTCACTGGTGTCGGTGATGACCGTCAACAATGAGATTGGAGTCAAACAGCCCATCATGGAGATCG GTCAGATTTGTCGCTCTAAAGGAATTTTCCTCCACACCGATGCTGCTCAGGCTGTCGGAAAGATTCCCATCAATGTCTCTGACTGGAAGATTGATCTGATGTCCATCAGTGCTCACAAGATTTACGGACCCAAAG gCGTGGGCGCCTTGTATGTGCGCCGCAGGCCACGGGTTCGTATGGAGCCGCTCCAGAGCGGCGGTGGGCAGGAGAGGGGGCTGCGCTCTGGCACTGTCCCCACTCCACTGGCTGTCGGGATGGGAGCAGCATGCAGCATCGCCCAGAAGGAAATGGAG tATGATCATCACAGAGTGTCCATGCTGGCTCACCGTCTCATTCAGAAGATCATGTCTGAGATTCCTGACGTCATCATGAATGGAGATGCAGAACAACGCTACCCAG gctgtaTCAATCTTTCCTTCGCCTATGTGGAGGGAGAGAGTCTACTGATGGCACTGAAGGATGTCGCCCTGTCATCTGGGAG tGCATGTACATCAGCGTCTCTGGAGCCGTCATATGTCCTCAGAGCAATTGGAGCAGATGAAGACCTGGCGCACTCTTCCATCAG gtttggtattggcagattcaccactgaggaagaggtggaCTACACAGCAGAGAAGTGCATCCAGCAGGTCCGCAGGCTCAGAGAGATGAG tcctctGTGGGAGATGGTCCAGGAAGGCATCGACCTGAAGAGCATCAAGTGGACACAGCACTAG